Proteins from a single region of Carassius carassius chromosome 37, fCarCar2.1, whole genome shotgun sequence:
- the ncoa6 gene encoding nuclear receptor coactivator 6 isoform X3 — translation MAHQLSLDAQSPRAVPLTDHDSGVEDGDDGSHSPTTTSTIFVAFKGNMNDEDFQEKLDTILHGMPDMLLLGTPRLEPERVEPWNSVRVTFNIPREAAERLRLLAQNNQQQLRDLGILSVQIEGEGAINVAVGQGRSQEVRVNGPLGAPGQMRMDVVFPMQQGQAGMRMNNPSVSMMPPGANMAAQRMVPNSAGPMQPRAPRPPSQTNTMDPMLSGLALQQQQLQHPHVGHGPLGNLGPQGHHMQAIQANRQLNPAALQQLQQQQHQQQQVQMAQLGGARGPFNPSNQMPVPPGWNQLPSGVLQPPPVQGPMGPGWRKAPPQPQMGQRQPSLASVQTPNHPPPPYPFGSQQAGPVFSTMTQHQLQQQQQQTGANQFATPQPKVPQGAPGVVVSRAPPPLPPSSAPQGSLTAKSPGSSSSPFQQGSPGTPPMMGQGQIGPRPTTPQGFPQGVGSPGRAVMGQQGNIQPSFMGIPQHGQVPQGGMGGMPKRMPVGFPNAPVNQNFGQGQVTTTGAGSTPQIQNSQSIANTGVQSSVPVPNHMQSNPLQVAAVTHHSGMQAQPSGTTSGGSMGQPQQGLQTQMMGVPQSQHQTQVVASTQSQMAQSQTGGQTVLSRPVNTGQRGMTPPKQMMPPQGQGIMQNQNQLGGGQGHQALLLQQQQQQQQQQQQQQQQQQQQQQQQQQQQQNAMMEHIVASQIQGNKQAFGPKGQPGVMQGQIMRGPSPNIQGNMPQFQSQMGQQQMTQQQHQQQQMAHLQQQQQLQQQQLQQQQLQQQQLQLQHQQPQQAQMQQLQQPHQQMVQQQSQQIPMNGNPNQALGMNGSHMRLPGNHHLVQQQLQQKQQQQQVMLQQQQAGQQHQHQLGDSSGNADISQQMVPDLQNPQQQQGMLGNSQHMQVGNGHFPGHGMSFNPQFAGQMPIGGPCGQVGGFPVNKDVTLTSPLLVNLLQSDISASQFGPGGKQGTGAVAAANQVKPKKKKPPRKKKPKVEEGQQTTDSLCGLDSLPHGMEEVEMQGLGGDQGGGIDSNSKLSEFTSRPGLPGQSGDQRVLQQMPMQFMPPQQQQQQQIQQMQQQQLQQQQQQQQQQQQIQQQQMRQQHQQIQQQQMQQQQMQQMQMQSMQGPQGQAGTSQGPHHVQTQIQSQQSMQIQQQQQPPPQHLQQQLQSQSQQQQQQAQQQQQQQQHQQQQRQQHQQQQQQMMMMIKMQQEAKNRMTLQQGGHMQKSLVNPNDPSQRMPVSQPGNMPVMIDLQGHGGVPPSPDKARGMPLMVNPTLTGQARRTPHSEVGQPTPSEETPGTHSMQDRGPLEISQQSGNGNQPMIPNQGPNTHLMKSVPLSVPHQPGASPQQQSQQVSAMAGSHNIHFSSAPAASQSSRPKTPNRASPRPYHHPLTPTNRPPSTEPSEINLSPERLNASIAGLFPPKINIPLPPRQPNLNRGFDQQGLNPTTLKAIGQAPPNLANLPVNNNTSGNNNGPQSYPSGVGMVSSGGKQDKQTGVGHIKRASPSNSRRSSPASNRKAATPSPGRQKGAKTSLTSPPQQMMVSPQNVMVSPNSVLPTTSASLPSAGPGESQQSLNSLQTLPGSADAIRDGPVVTTQAEQNHAVQFREQSTPKMASPRVPSQEPKRQKLSNLVEQRAEDKQQPRTTPQHDHGSAVTPFRDAPTSLNQLLDNTGNPSLSVKSQNIPQVGGEPVQKESPHAPPAQENQPNPLVSQSTNIATSLSTSETDQKPKPASVSSPNLVASSSANLQSVSAVSSVSSNQTVLLSLTSIPNPSVSSNQNLLPISNASQTVLQRPISSVTTPQNQITVFVTSNPISSATNTASVVPSAVVSKVLAVPNKNIRPPDIRQQNPTQTRPQFIAGSVYSIFQATPVSSSANVMSQPVTMVGPIVSANIQLTPTPVLTTSQPSAQASTSVLKTSPAVSIAATQQSRTVIGQLQVQVPANQFSHVNVVPSPQQPSPGGPKQESVSEASGPKSSPVGQSVLHYGMSSPFQQLLASPPACSSPGATAVAGRSPLSPTTMLAKSSPVQTVVSKSSMPSISSSNADDQKERTPVTQIGKTLDVATTQASCAVTSEMVSALQPNAPVAIPAAQIASQQSALPPKVSSPEPVPTPSPVHTSTASSNMPPPASTPGMVHLSSPVATSSPPSSLHAVLVSAPTAAPGPPTTTSGSSTATNAQLSGEEQPSLVETSGPDSAETKAIVDAPVISAHPEAPQEDQASCGQAGQGVTTAAEQGDTRATTEKAKGPSRRSSRTDKEPEEEASDSGQRKRVARPGSASSNTGKGTESNTGASPTQAKRRKSK, via the exons GTGAAGGAGCCATTAACGTTGCGGTTGGACAGGGCCGAAGTCAAGAAGTAAGGGTAAATGGACCCCTTGGTGCTCCTGGTCAGATGAGAATGGATGTTGTGTTCCCTATGCAGCAGGGCCAGG CTGGAATGCGTATGAATAACCCTTCGGTGTCCATGATGCCTCCTGGGGCTAATATGGCAGCACAGCGAATGGTACCGAATAGTGCTGGACCAATGCAGCCAAGAGCACCAAGGCCACCTTCACAGACAA ACACAATGGATCCCATGCTTTCAGGGCTGGCCTTACAGCAACAACAACTCCAACATCCACATGTAGGACATGGTCCACTTGGTAACTTAGGcccacagggacatcacatgcaAGCCATTCAAGCAAATCGACAGCTAAATCCAGCAGCCCTACAGCAACTTCAGCAACAACAACACCAACAACAGCAGGTTCAGATGGCCCAACTAGGTGGTGCACGTGGTCCTTTCAACCCCTCCAACCAGATGCCTGTACCCCCTGGCTGGAACCAGTTGCCCTCTGGGGTTCTCCAACCACCACCTGTCCAAGGTCCTATGGGACCAGGTTGGAGAAAAGCCCCACCACAGCCACAAATGGGGCAGCGTCAACCCTCTTTGGCATCTGTTCAGACGCCCAATCATCCACCACCACCATATCCATTTGGAAGCCAGCAGGCCGGACCGGTTTTCAGTACAATGACACAACATCAGttgcaacaacagcagcagcagacaGGGGCAAACCAGTTTGCAACCCCTCAGCCCAAAGTCCCTCAGGGAGCACCAGGTGTAGTTGTTTCAAGAGCGCCGCCTCCTCTGCCTCCCTCCTCTGCCCCTCAAGGAAGTCTCACAGCCAAGTCCCCTGGTTCGTCATCATCTCCTTTCCAACAGGGCTCACCTGGAACACCTCCAATGATGGGACAGGGGCAGATTGGTCCACGTCCCACAACCCCCCAGGGTTTCCCACAAGGTGTTGGATCTCCAGGAAGAGCTGTGATGGGCCAGCAAGGAAACATTCAGCCCAGCTTTATGGGCATTCCACAACATGGACAGGTTCCCCAAGGTGGAATGGGAG GTATGCCCAAACGAATGCCAGTGGGGTTCCCAAATGCTCCTGTTAATCAGAACTTCGGACAAGGACAGGTTACTACCACTGGAGCAGGTAGTACACCTCAAATACAAAATAGTCAGAGCATAGCAAACACTG GCGTCCAGTCATCAGTCCCAGTGCCAAATCATATGCAGTCAAATCCCCTTCAAGTTGCTGCAGTGACCCACCACAGTGGCATGCAAGCTCAACCTTCAGGCACCACCTCAGGAGGTAGTATGGGACAACCTCAGCAAGGTCTTCAGACTCAAATGATGGGTGTACCACAATCACAACATCAAACACAGGTTGTAGCTTCCACTCAAAGTCAAATGGCACAAAGCCAAACAGGAGGCCAGACTGTTTTGTCCAGGCCAGTGAATACCGGGCAGCGAGGAATGACCCCTCCCAAGCAAATGATGCCACCACAAGGTCAAGGGATCATGCAGAACCAAAATCAGCTGGGTGGAGGACAGGGACATCAGGCTTTATtgcttcagcagcagcagcaacaacaacaacagcagcagcagcaacaacaacaacaacagcagcagcaacaacaacaacagcagcaacagcaAAATGCCATGATGGAACACATTGTAGCTAGTCAGATACAGGGTAACAAGCAGGCCTTTGGCCCAAAGGGTCAACCTGGTGTAATGCAAGGCCAGATAATGAGAGGTCCTTCACCTAATATTCAAGGTAATATGCCGCAGTTTCAATCTCAGATGGGTCAGCAACAAATGACACAACAACAGCATCAGCAACAACAAATGGCTCATTTACaacaacagcagcaattacagcaACAGCAACTACAACAACAGCAGTTACAACAGCAACAACTACAGCTGCAACACCAGCAGCCACAACAAGCACAAATGCAACAGCTACAGCAACCCCATCAGCAAATGGTACAACAACAGTCTCAACAAATTCCAATGAATGGCAACCCCAACCAAGCATTAGGGATGAATGGGTCTCACATGCGACTTCCAGGAAATCATCATTTAGTACAACAACAGCTTcagcaaaaacaacagcaacagcagGTGATGCTGCAGCAGCAACAGGCTGGTCAGCAGCATCAACACCAGTTAGGAGATAGTAGTGGAAATGCTGATATCAGCCAACAGATGGTTCCAGACCTGCAGAATCCACAACAACAGCAGGGTATGTTGGGAAATTCTCAACATATGCAGGTGGGCAATGGTCATTTTCCTGGTCATGGTATGTCCTTCAATCCTCAGTTTGCTGGTCAGATGCCAATAGGAGGCCCTTGTGGGCAAGTGGGTGGATTTCCAGTAAACAAGGATGTGACACTAACCAGTCCCTTGTTAGTAAATCTTCTCCAAAGTGATATTTCTGCCAGCCAGTTTGGTCCTGGTGGGAAGCAAGGAACAGGTGCGGTTGCTGCTGCTAACCAGGTCAAGCCTAAAAAGAAGAAACCTCCCCGTAAGAAGAAGCCAAAAGTAGAGGAAGGACAACAGACTACTGACAGTCTGTG TGGTCTGGATTCACTGCCTCATGGAatggaggaagtagagatgcaAGGGTTGGGAGGCGACCAAGGGGGTGGCATTGACTCGAACTCTAAACTTTCTGAATTCACTAGTCGACCAG GTCTGCCTGGTCAGTCTGGAGATCAAAGGGTATTACAGCAAATGCCAATGCAGTTTATGCCtccacaacagcaacaacaacaacagatacagcaaatgcagcagcagcagttacaacaacagcagcagcagcagcagcaacaacaacaaatacagcAGCAACAGATGCGACAACAGCATCAACAGATCCAGCAGCAGCAAATGCAACAGCAGCAAATGCAACAAATGCAGATGCAGAGTATGCAGGGTCCTCAAGGTCAAGCTGGAACATCACAAGGACCCCATCATGTCCAGACCCAGATTCAATCACAACAGTCAATGcagatacaacaacaacaacaaccaccacCACAACATCTCCAACAACAACTGCAGTCACAgtcacaacagcaacaacaacaggcacagcagcagcagcagcaacaacaacatcagcagcagcaacgacaacaacatcagcagcaacaacaacaaatgatgatgatgattaaaaTGCAACAGGAAGCTAAAAATCGAATGACACTACAGCAAGGTGGGCACATGCAAAAGAGTTTAGTCAACCCTAATGATCCATCTCAGAGAATGCCTGTATCACAGCCAGGCAACATGCCTGTAATGATTGATCTTCAAGGGCATGGAGGTGTTCCACCTTCTCCTGATAAAGCCAGAGGAATGCCACTAATGGTAAATCCAACTCTGACTGGACAAGCAAGAAGGACACCCCATTCAGAGGTCGGACAACCAACACCATCAGAGGAAACCCCTGGAACCCATAGCATGCAGGACCGGGGACCCCTTGAAATTAGTCAACAGTCAGGAAATGGAAATCAACCAATGATTCCCAATCAAGGTCCTAATACTCATTTAATGAAATCGGTGCCATTATCAGTGCCCCACCAGCCAGGAGCAAGTCCCCAACAGCAGTCCCAGCAAGTGTCAGCAATGGCTGGCTCACATAATATTCACTTTTCCAGTGCTCCTGCAGCTTCCCAAAGTTCCCGCCCTAAAACCCCTAACCGAGCCAGTCCTCGGCCATATCACCACCCTTTAACTCCAACCAACCGTCCACCTAGTACTGAACCCTCTGAAATAAATCTGTCCCCTGAGAGACTGAATGCCTCTATCGCTGGTCTTTTCCCTCCAAAAATTAACATTCCTCTGCCACCGCGGCAGCCAAAtcttaatcgaggttttgatcaGCAAGGACTTAACCCAACTACACTTAAAGCAATTGGCCAGGCTCCACCCAACCTAGCAAATCTTCCTGTCAACAATAATACCAGTGGCAACAATAATGGCCCACAGTCTTATCCATCAGGTGTTGGCATGGTAAGCTCCGgaggaaaacaagacaaacagaCCGGTGTTGGGCACATTAAAAGAGCTAGTCCTAGTAATAGTCGTCGATCCAGCCCTGCCTCAAATAGAAAAGCTGCCACCCCAAGCCCAGGAAGACAGAAGGGTGCCAAAACATCACTGACATCACCTCCACAGCAAATGATGGTTAGTCCACAGAACGTGATGGTTAGTCCCAACTCAGTGCTCCCAACTACCTCTGCATCTTTGCCATCAGCAGGACCTGGAGAATCACAACAGAGTTTAAATTCTCTGCAAACCCTACCTGGTAGTGCCGATGCAATTAGAGATGGCCCGGTAGTGACTACACAAGCAGAGCAGAATCATGCAGTTCAGTTTAGAGAGCAGTCTACTCCTAAAATGGCAAGCCCTCGGGTGCCTTCTCAGGAACCCAAACGGCAAAAGCTTAGCAATTTGGTTGAACAGCGTGCTGAAGATAAACAACAGCCTCGGACAACACCACAACATGACCATGGCTCTGCTGTAACACCATTTAGAGATGCTCCAACGTCTCTGAATCAGCTATTAGACAATACAGGAAACCCATCTTTGTCAGTGAAATCTCAAAATATTCCTCAAGTGGGTGGAGAACCTGTGCAGAAAGAAAGCCCTCATGCTCCACCAGCTCAGGAGAACCAACCTAATCCTCTTGTATCACAGAGCACAAATATTGCCACCTCCTTGTCTACAAGTGAAACTGATCAGAAACCTAAACCTGCTTCAGTATCAAGTCCAAATCTTGTAGCCAGTAGCAGTGCAAACCTGCAGTCTGTCAGTGCTGTATCAAGTGTTAGCTCAAACCAAACTGTGCTCTTAAGTCTCACTTCAATACCCAACCCTTCAGTTAGTTCAAATCAAAACCTTCTACCCATCTCAAATGCATCTCAAACGGTCTTGCAAAGGCCCATCTCATCAGTGACAACGCCACAAAATCAGATCACGGTCTTTGTAACCTCTAATCCTATTAGCTCTGCTACCAACACGGCTTCTGTCGTTCCTTCTGCTGTTGTATCCAAGGTACTGGCAGTTCCAAATAAAAACATAAGACCTCCTGATATTCGTCAACAAAATCCTACCCAAACACGTCCACAGTTCATCGCAGGATCTGTGTATTCAATATTTCAAGCTACGCCGGTATCATCAAGTGCTAATGTCATGTCTCAACCTGTCACTATGGTTGGTCCCATAGTCTCTGCAAATATCCAGCTTACTCCTACCCCAGTGTTAACTACATCACAACCCTCTGCGCAAGCATCAACATCTGTGTTGAAAACCTCGCCTGCTGTCAGCATAGCTGCTACTCAGCAGAGCCGCACTGTTATTGGGCAGCTTCAAGTTCAAGTACCTGCAAATCAGTTTTCCCATGTAAACGTAGTGCCCTCACCTCAACAGCCAAGCCCTGGAGGTCCCAAACAGGAGAGTGTCTCTGAAGCTAGTGGCCCAAAATCTAGTCCTGTTGGGCAGTCTGTGTTACATTATGGCATGTCCTCACCTTTTCAGCAGCTATTGGCTTCTCCACCTGCTTGCTCTAGCCCAGGGGCAACGGCTGTTGCCGGCAGAAGTCCCCTGTCTCCAACTACAATGTTAGCAAAAAGCAGTCCAGTCCAGACTGTTGTAAGCAAAAGTTCCATGCCCAGCATATCTTCAAGCAATGCCGATGATCAAAAGGAGCGGACCCCTGTCACTCAGATTGGAAAGACTTTGGATGTTGCCACAACTCAAGCTTCTTGTGCGGTTACGTCTGAAATGGTATCGGCACTCCAGCCCAATGCTCCAGTGGCTATTCCAGCTGCTCAAATAGCGTCTCAGCAATCTGCACTTCCTCCAAAAGTGTCTTCTCCTGAACCTGTGCCCACTCCTTCACCAGTCCATACTTCTACAGCATCATCTAATATGCCGCCACCAGCCTCTACCCCTGGAATGGTTCACTTATCTAGTCCTGTTGCTACTTCTTCACCACCTTCTAGTTTGCATGCAGTTTTAGTTTCTGCACCCACTGCTGCTCCAGGACCTCCCACTACAACTTCCGGCTCCTCCACAGCAACAAACGCACAGCTCTCTGGGGAAGAGCAGCCTTCACTGGTGGAGACTAGTGGACCTGACTCTGCTGAAACAAAAGCAATTGTAGATGCTCCTGTCATCTCAG CTCATCCTGAAGCTCCACAAGAAGACCAAGCTTCATGTGGTCAAGCTG GACAAGGGGTTACCACTGCAGCAGAGCAAGG GGATACAAGGGCCACCACCGAGAAAGCAAAAGGTCCTAGTCGACGAAGCTCACGAACAGACAAGGAACCTGAGGAGGAAGCATCTGACAGTGGACAGAGAAAAAGAGTTGCTAGGCCAGGCTCAGCCTCATCAAACACAGGAAAAGGTACAG AATCAAACACTGGAGCCAGTCCCACGCAGGCAAAACGAAGGAAGTCAAAGTAA